The window GATGCGCTCGTCCCAGTAATCCCTCTTGGGCGGCTGTGCCATGACACGTCTGCCATCGATATGAAAGCGATCGGACCATCGCCGCACGGCGAACAACGAACGCTAAAGCCGAGGAAAAGCGGAACCGAACGCCCCAGCGCCCGGGCCGCATTCAATGTCCGGTTTGGATAACGCGCCTCACGCGCGCGGAGTGATTTCGGATCGCGTCATGCGAAAGAAACCAAGGCCAGTAGGCAAGCCTCGAAACGCTAGCACAGCGCCGGGACCCGCGCAAGAAGATTCACTTCGCGCGGGAAGGGAAGGCAAGGCCGGAAATTGAATCAGACTGAGATGATGGTGCCGGCGGCGCGGGGCTCCTGCAGGCTCTTGAGCATGGCGAAGCGGATCTGATCGGCCGTGCAGCCGGGCGTGATCTCCAGGATGAAGCCGTCCATCAGCTCGCGCCGCAGCCAGGCGGCGATGATGGCCGCCTCCTCGATCTGCTCCTTGGAGGGAGCGAAAGGCTCGCCTTCCTCGGAAAAATAAATTTCCCGCAGCTTGGCGTCGAACTCCCCCGCGGGAGGAGAGGATCGCTCGAATTCCATCTCCCCCGCGAGCAGCCCCCGGCGCACGAAATACGCCACCCGCCGGCGGCGCGTCTCGCCCGGCTCGACGATGACGAGGTTCCGCCGCTCGACCGAGGGGCCGGCGAGGCCCTGGCTGTGCATCAGATGGCGCAGGCGCCCGAATTGGCGCCGCAGCCGGGAAGCCGCCGGGCCGTTGCCGTTCCAGGCCTGCTCGATGAGCCCCAGCAGGCCCTGTTCTTCCTCCGCGGCCAGGCGGCCCTCCAGCATCGCCTGAAGGCCTTGAATCAACTGACCGTACAGGCGAGGCGAGAGATCGGGCGGAGGCGGAAGTTCCTCGGCCGCGGGCTCGTCCTCCCGCATCTTCGCCAGCCGCCGCAGAGGGAACACCGAGTGGATGGCCCCGACCAGGTCCTGCAGGTGGGCCTGTTTCCGGAAGGGACCGTAATAGGCGCATCCGTCGGCCTGGAGCCGGCTCACCGGGTAAACGCGCGGGAACCGGCTGGCCGTGCCGACCTTCAGGAAGCCCGCCCCGCCAGCGGCGGCCGTCCCGTTCACGATGTAGCAGTCCCGGGCAAGGCGCGCCGCGCGGAGGTTCATGCCGAGCTCGCTCTCGAGGGCCTGCGCCTCGACTCCCGTCACGCTCCTCAGACGCTGGGAAAAGCGGGCGGCCGAGCGACTGCGCGGGAAGAACAGGTCGCGCACGGCTCGCTGGATGTCCGGCGCCCGGCCGGCGTACACGGTGCGGCCCTTGCCGTCGAGCAGGCGGAAGACGCCCCGCTCGGCAGGGAGCGCGTCGACGGCGCCCGGGTCGATGAGGGCTCCCTCGAGCAGCGCGGGCGCCTCCTTCTGCGGGGCCTCCTGGCGGGCGAGCGTCTCCTCCAGCGTCTCCACCCCGAGGAGCTGCAGCATCCGGAGCAGGCGCAGGAGGATCTCCGCCGTCGCCCGCGCGTCGCCCAGGGCCCGGTGACGTTCCTCGGCCCCGTTCGGAATGCCCAGGTAGGCCGCCAGCTCGCCCAGGTTGTAGCGCTCGACCTGGGGAAGCAGCTGCTGGGCCAGCTTAAAGGTGCATAGGACGGGGGGATTGAACTCCCTGCCCAGGAACTCCCCTGCGAAGTAGCGGATGAAGTGAAGATCGAAGTTCGCGCAATGGCCCACGAACACGCAGCCCTCGATGGAATCGAGAAATCCCGGCAGGACCTCCATCAGGTCCGGGCAGTCGGCCACCATGGCGTCCGAGATGCCCGTAAGGCGAACCACGCTCCAGGGAATCTCGCGGCCCGGGTTCACCAGGGCGGAGGACTTCCCCGTCAGCTTCCCGGCCTGCGCCTTGATCGCGGCCAGCTCGGTGATCCGGTGCTGGGGAGGGCGCCCTCCGGTGGTTTCGATGTCCACCACGGCAAAGGTGACCTGAGGCAGGAAGTTGCCGGAGAGGCAGGTCTCGGGGATCTCCCACACCCCTAGGGGGTCGCGGCGGGCCAGGGGGCTCGCCTCGAGAAGGGGATCGAGGATGGTCTGGGAATGCTTCTCGCTCAGGCCGCCAGCGTCGAGGAGAAGCCGGGCCAGCGTGGAATAAGGAAGAGGCTTGCCGTCCCCGTCCTGCAGCCGATGCATGCTGTGTGCCATAAGCTCGAATTTTCCATCGCAGGCCGCAGGGCCGGAGGTTGTCTTTGGGCAGGGCGGCGGAATCCTAGCAAAATCCGAAGGATATTTCAAAGACTATCGCCGATCCCCTCTCCTTGGAGCCGGTTTTTCCCCCGCCGGGCTTCTGGTATAACCCCTCTTTCAAGGTGCCGCTGGAAAGAGGGAGCCCCCCTTGTTCGGAAGTATCGGATTTCCCGAACTGGTCGTCATTTTCATCGTGGCCCTCCTGGTTCTCGGGCCCCAGCGCTTGCCCGAGATGGCCCGCACCCTGGGCCGCACCCTCCGGGAGCTCCGGCGCACGGCCTCGGATCTGCAGAGCAGCTTCAATCTGGAGGAGGAGTTCGAAACCGAGCCCCGCGCCGGCCAAGCCCCCGTCAGCGAGAAGGACGCGGCGAAGGACCGGGAAGGGGCCGAGGGGCCCGGGGCGCCCGGGCCGGCTGAGGCCGAGGCGAAGGCCCCCGGAGCGGCCGGTGAGAGCCCGAAGAACGGGGAGGGCGCCGCGCCCGCGGAGAGGGCGGAACCGCCCGAAGGGAGCCGTCCCGCGTGAGCCAAGACCAGGGCATGTCGCTCACGGAGCACCTCGCCGAGCTCCGAAAACGCATCGTCGTCATCCTCTCGGCGATCGGGATCATCTTCCTCGTTACGTATTATTTCTCGGCTTACCTGCTGGCGTTCGCGCAGCGGCCCATCGGCCCGCACAAGCTGATCTTCCTGTCCCCCACGGAGGCCTTCTTCGCCCACCTCAAGGTGGCCTTCTACGTGGCGTTCTTTCTGAGCCTGCCGGTGACGTTCCACCAGGTATGGAAGTTCTGCTCGCCCGGGCTGCTGGAAACCGAGAAACGCTATGTGGCGCCGTTCGTCATCGCCTCGAGCCTCTGCTTCGCCGTGGGGGCCTTCTTCTGTTATTACGTCGTCCTCCCCCTCGGGCTCGAGTTCCTCCTGAGCTTCGGCTCCCCCACCCTCGAGCCCCAGATCTCCATCGGCTACTACATCTCCTTCGTGTTCCAGCTCATGCTGGCCTTCGGCCTGGTGTTCGAGGTGCCCATCCTCGTCATCCTCCTCGTCCAGATGGGGGTGCTCTCGACCAAGACCCTCACCTCGAACCGGGGCTACGTCGTCATCGCCGCCTTCGTGATGGGCGCCGTCCTGACGCCCACGCCCGACATGTTCAACCAGATCCTGCTCGCGGGCCCCCTGCTGGTCCTGTTCGAGATCAGCATCCTCATCGGGCGGGTCATCGAGCGGCGCAGGGCGCGGCGCGCGGCGGAGCAAGAGGCCCAGGGCCAGGAGGCCTCGCCGTGACCCCGCCCGCTTCCCTCCCCCACGCCGGGGCCGCCTCGAAAAACTCCCCCTGAGGCCCCCGTGGCGGCCGAGCGGGTCCACCTCGTCATCCGGGGCCGCGTCCAGGGCGTCTGGTACCGGGCAAGCGCCGGGAAGGAGGCCCGCCGCCTGGGCCTCTCCGGCTGGGTGCGCAACCTTCCGGACGGCGCCGTCGAGCTCGCGGCCGAAGGCCCCTCCGGGGCCCTCGACGCCCTCATCGCCTGGTGCTGGAAGGGGCCGACCCTCGCCCGCGTGGACGACATCCAGATCGAGCGGGGAGAGGCGACGGGGGAGGCGGAGGGGTTCGAGGTGAGGTAGGGGCTCGGTGGATATGCCGCCGGCGAACCATTCAAGAACCTTCCGAATTCCGCTTACACCCCCGTGTAGCCCGTCCACTGGATCAGGTAGGAGGAGAGGATGCTGAGGTAGTTGGAGATGAGGAGAAGGCCCACGGCGAGGAGCATGGCGCTGCTGCCGAGCTCGATGGTGCGGAACCAGGCGCGGAAGCCCTGGTAGTAGCGGAAGAAGTAGCCCACCCCCAAGCCGCTCAGCAGGAAGGGGACGCCCAGCCCGAGGGAGTACGCGAGGAGGAGGAAGATGCCCGTCGCGGCCGTCTGCTGGGTGCCGGCGTAGAGGAGGATGCTCCCCAGGATGGGCCCCACGCAGGGGGTCCAGCCGGCGGCGAAGGTCACGCCGACGAGGAGGCTCCCGGCCCAGCCCGCGGGCTTGCTCCGGATGTGGAACCGCCGCTCCTGGGAGAGGGCGGGGAGGAAGACGGCCGCCAGCGCGTAGAGGGCCGCGGCCGAGGCCACCCCGCCCAGCGTCGGCGATCCCGCCCGGATGCCCGCCAGCCCGGCCAGGAGCAGCAGGCTGGCCAGCCCGCCCACGAGCCAGTCGGGGCGCTTGAGGAGGCTCTGCTGGAGCCTAAAGCCCACGGCGCGGTCCCCGACGTAGAGGCCGAACATGGTGATGAGGACGCCCCCCGCGATGCGGATGACGTTCTGGTAGTCGAAGAGGAGCCTCCCGATGTAGGAGAAGCTCGCGCCCAGCGCGACGAAGACGGCGGTGAAGCCGGCGATGAAGAAAAGCGAGTTGAGCATCACGGCCGACCGGATGCCGGGCGTGTGGCCGCGCGCCTGGATGTCCTCGTAGGTGAGGCCCGTGATGTACGAGAGATAGCTCGGGAAGAGGGGCAGCACGCAGGGGGAGAGGAAGCTCAGCAGCCCGGCCCCGAAGGCCAGCCCCAGGGAGACGCTTTCCGTCATGACGGCTCGTCCTGATTCCGGCGGCGGATCATTCGACCACCACCCGCGCGAAGGCGTTCCGCTCCGCGAGGGGGAGGCCCGTGACGAAGAAGTTGTAGGTCCCCGCGCGGGTGAAAGCGGTGCTGGCCGAGGCGCCCGGCCCGAACGCGGCGCTCACGTAGGTGCCGTCCGGCGCGAGGAAGAACAGCGTGGGCGACTGCGTGGACTTCAGGAGAGTCTCTCCCTCGTTGAAGATCACGGACGAGTAGCCCGGCGTCGCGTTGAACCAGATCACCGTGCTCCCCTTCTCGACGCGGACTTCGCGGGGGGTGATGCCGTCCCGGTCGATCCGCACCACGTGGAACTTCCCGAAGCCCGGGAGCTGGGCGTCCGCGGGCGGCCGCTCCGCCGGCGGGGGAGTTCGCGTGGCCGCCGGGGGCCTCAGGCTCGGGGAGCCCGAGCGCTCGGCGGCCAGGGCGGCGCCGCTCCAGGCGACGGCCGCGCACCATGCCAGAACAAGCAGCCCGCACCGTATATTCCCTCTCCGCGCCGTGCCCCTCTTCAAGACCCGGACTCCTTTCCAGCCCCGGCGGCGAAGGGGTCCCGCATCTCAATGGTGTCCTCCCGGCCCGGGCCGGTGGAGATGAGCCATATTCTGCGCCCGGCCAGGCGCTCCAGGGCCCCCAGGTAGTTCCGGGCGCCCTGGGGGAGGGCGTTCCAGTCCCGGCACCCGGAGGTCGCGCTCAGCCACCCGGGGAATTCCTCATAGACCGGCCTGCAGCGGTCGAGGATGCCCGTCTCGGCCGGGAAGGCGCCGAGCCGCTTCCCGTCCAGCTCATAGCCCACGCAGACCCGGATGGTCTTCTGGTTGTCGAGGATGTCGAGCTTGGTGATCACCAGGCCGTCCAGGCCGGTCACCTGGACGCAGTGCCGGGCCGCGACGGCGTCGAACCAGCCGCAGCGCCGGGG of the Candidatus Tectomicrobia bacterium genome contains:
- a CDS encoding acylphosphatase is translated as MAAERVHLVIRGRVQGVWYRASAGKEARRLGLSGWVRNLPDGAVELAAEGPSGALDALIAWCWKGPTLARVDDIQIERGEATGEAEGFEVR
- the tatC gene encoding twin-arginine translocase subunit TatC, which gives rise to MSQDQGMSLTEHLAELRKRIVVILSAIGIIFLVTYYFSAYLLAFAQRPIGPHKLIFLSPTEAFFAHLKVAFYVAFFLSLPVTFHQVWKFCSPGLLETEKRYVAPFVIASSLCFAVGAFFCYYVVLPLGLEFLLSFGSPTLEPQISIGYYISFVFQLMLAFGLVFEVPILVILLVQMGVLSTKTLTSNRGYVVIAAFVMGAVLTPTPDMFNQILLAGPLLVLFEISILIGRVIERRRARRAAEQEAQGQEASP
- a CDS encoding cytochrome c biogenesis protein CcdA, with the protein product MTESVSLGLAFGAGLLSFLSPCVLPLFPSYLSYITGLTYEDIQARGHTPGIRSAVMLNSLFFIAGFTAVFVALGASFSYIGRLLFDYQNVIRIAGGVLITMFGLYVGDRAVGFRLQQSLLKRPDWLVGGLASLLLLAGLAGIRAGSPTLGGVASAAALYALAAVFLPALSQERRFHIRSKPAGWAGSLLVGVTFAAGWTPCVGPILGSILLYAGTQQTAATGIFLLLAYSLGLGVPFLLSGLGVGYFFRYYQGFRAWFRTIELGSSAMLLAVGLLLISNYLSILSSYLIQWTGYTGV
- the tatB gene encoding twin-arginine translocase subunit TatB, whose amino-acid sequence is MFGSIGFPELVVIFIVALLVLGPQRLPEMARTLGRTLRELRRTASDLQSSFNLEEEFETEPRAGQAPVSEKDAAKDREGAEGPGAPGPAEAEAKAPGAAGESPKNGEGAAPAERAEPPEGSRPA